One region of Rhizoctonia solani chromosome 9, complete sequence genomic DNA includes:
- a CDS encoding phosphotransferase enzyme family protein — MDSRAPDSDTFSTFTYDDADVEALSMTRLERAIFEYFGERCTLSKLGEGGYHKVPYYYLHIPTSALIRTVKFYNIVTPADFKIPDVFVRVASSAFPKDKMLSEVATLRYISAYTSIPVPRVYAWNTNTSNPVGADYMIMEKFFYAIDTRNRSIRQQVEISAAKYQAEGCNAGAEHLAALFSLRFQQAGSFYPLEDEDSKKAKVGPIVSLPFYRMLDGLRGSFTSASEYLATPLHVKLIEADRLRQDVLLDISGEDPVSKLEYAKRVLRQAVGLCQYCPGDATIPTTISTPDRPFSFLLDDFRLVNILIDEENGQINGYIDSEGTTIAPLWQVATAPQWIPDPNGDTANWYGGTPEDQRALWSAFHQTMDEHDTTGDWRKAYELGEPYREFAGRLDLGFQQWDERMESWLARRLEWAEKHPGVGIPGGVLIETPNKMTGE; from the exons ATGGATAGTAGAGCGCCCGACTCTGATACTTTCTCTACTTTCACTTACGATGATGCTGACGTCGAAGCCCTCAGTATGACCAGGCTCGAACGCGCTATATTCGAATATTTTGGCGAGAGGTGCACATTGTCCAAGCTTGGAGAAGGGGGATATCATAAGGTACCTTATTACTACCTCCATATACCCACATCAGCTCTAATCAGGACGGTTAAGTTTTACAATATAGTTACCCCCGCAGATTTCAAAATTCCCGATGTCTTCGTTAGAGTGGCGTCTTCCGCTTTCCCCAAAGATAAGATGCTTTCTGAG GTTGCTACCTTAAGGTATATTTCTGCTTATACATCTATCCCAGTTCCTCGAGTCTACGCGTGGAATACCAATACATCCAATCCCGTCGGAGCAGATTATATGATAATGGAAAAG TTTTTCTACGCGATAGATACCAGGAATCGCTCCATACGGCAGCAAGTGGAAATCTCTGCCGCTAAATATCAAGCTGAAGGTTGTAACGCAGGAGCTGAGCACTTGGCCGCTCTGTTTTCCCTGCGATTCCAACAAGCTGGCTCTTTTTACCCCTTGGAAGATGAGGACTCAAAAAAAGCCAAGGTCGGGCCGATCGTATCGCTACCGTTCTACCGCATGCTCGATGG CTTACGAGGCTCTTTCACCTCTGCATCTGAATATCTTGCGACTCCTCTTCATGTCAAATTGATTGAAGCGGATCGTCTTCGTCAAGATGTCTTGCTCGATATTTCTGGAGAGGACCCCGTCAGCAAGCTTGAATATGCAAAAAGAGTACTGCGGCAAGCCGTTGGACTCTGTCAATATTGTCCTGGAGATGCAACAATTCCAACCACCATTAGCACGCCGGATCGACCCTTTTCCTTTTTATTGGACGACTTTCGACTGGTCAACATATTG ATAGACGAAGAGAACGGCCAGATCAATGGATATATTGACTCAGAAGGAACTACCATTGCGCCACTATGGCAAGTGGCAACAGCTCCACAGTGGATTCCTGATCCTAATGGCGACACGGCCAACTGGTACGGCGGAACGCCAGAGGACCAAAGGGCGTTATGGTCGGCATTTCATCAGACCATGGACGAGCACGACACGACAGGGGATTGGAGAAAAGCATACGAACTTGGTGAACCTTATCGGGAATTCGCGGGTCGCTTGGATCTTGGGTTTCAGCAATGGGATGAGAGAATGGAGAGTTGGCTTGCGAGACGCCTCGAATGGGCAGAGAAGCATCCTGGAGTTGGCATCCCTGGAGGAGTACTCATCGAGACACCCAATAAAATGACAGGAGAGTAG
- a CDS encoding Retrovirus-related Pol polyprotein from transposon TNT 1-94, giving the protein MTDPSGANAGGAGSLHWIPPLRGANNYNVWRIQMEDVLTDLDLYGHADGSKLKPNSKVEVAITGRKDDEGNRLPDLEVDSDNPLYASWIKANRKALLNIRLRVDGSVLTHIQGCTTAADAWSTLEATFQVKGTVGLIDLRRQFFSHWMTDGEDIEEHIQQMHGWYQQINSISKDSCTEVDWITTLIASLPDSWDTFTQSVNFQFNLDNKNKQANQISDLRSQILAESHQRNTRGTDGKAFFSTNKSTVNRAIRTNGKGPDKTKSKCNNCGQLGHWIAECQSPGGGAFKSGNKGNGQNRQINLPNKTQFNNARTHIAVEKSTSANYAFLTIEESYGTISKLTNSWIANSGTTTHISNNWNLFSKYSKSLGHVSGVSRSEPIIGRGTIELECLSDPKTNNLSLITDKGFRVSMDQDRLVIYGPNNECITYGSKLKERAKGNLWKINARYINKQNANNKSTELALLKQTGQTWFDWHKVLGHIGPQALQRLKNTNAVKGMEIADDAIGLNFECDVCAQTKAHTQPFPKELATKVSDIDKKIKKVCFDNGREFVNKDWIEHAAQRGTILETTAPYSAQQNGIAQRLNQTLTKKAQAMLLESNAPKFLWSEAIAYACYLKNCVPTQVHGTFWKTPYKAFWGIKPNVNTLCPWGSKCYVLNQGGDLSKLNPKTMTAIFVGISDVQGKSWRYYKSGSNRILHLRNVTFPSHARIKEVDNGKPKPGELVALPAEGEMTQANSAAQQPIENTRTGGAHVDSEEIKIKKLEHTGIKTKPLSNELTSNKPTQPIQQLLNQPVVPKPTTICNNPVMRTGNNSISNSTLQTINALKERGRVRIKLPDNVATDLPNAASMHSDSSDVDLDAYTFSTNTSSILSAPTIPSKLAYLLATPPATKLDTSLSDLLNDRFSYLNLSELTSTKLDTTLATPGDVEHKWAYAAKLSAPNNHPTVAEALAGLDAEEWQKAMAKEVSTFKKMDTYNLTNLPPGHKAIGNAWVFTLKRNADGTPARYKGQLVAQGFSQQPGIDFDETFAPVLNVNSAYLHAKVNKELYMGQIPYFEDSRMWNKLYDTKLKSLGYSPCLTDACVYKRMVNTEGELCISIIATHVDNSIVITSRNHTESAIAKLLHKFDMQDLGNIHHFLGIAIVQNSIIAGLNNAYPADTPISPTTQLTQYKGTKPKFNYGTLALGLTYWQSTNNFGEIGYSDANWGSNLLDSKKQATVALLTMEAKYMLLSHACAQALWMRQLFEELNFTTDNPTLILSDNLAALALSAELQFHGRSKHIDIQHHFMQDIIKKRKVTTLYVQTNENLADAFTKALAAPQFRYLMQLILGKQLEETKENEIE; this is encoded by the exons ATGACTGACCCCTCAGGAGCAAATGCCGGCGGCGCTGGCAGTTTGCATTGGATCCCTCCCTTACGAGGAGCCAACAACTATAACGTTTGGCGTATCCAAATGGAGGACGTACTCACCGACCTTGATTTATATGGACACGCAGACGGATCAAAACTTAAACCGAACTCTAAGGTAGAAGTTGCGATCACCGGCCGTAAAGACGATGAAGGTAACCGCTTACCTGACTTGGAAGTCGACAGCGACAACCCCTTATATGCGTCTTGGATTAAAGCCAACCGCAAAGCGCTATTGAACATAAGACTAAGAGTTGACGGAAGTGTACTTACTCACATACAAGGTTGTACAACTGCCGCCGACGCCTGGTCTACGTTAGAAGCCACATTCCAAGTCAAAGGTACTGTTGGACTCATTGACTTACGGAGACAATTCTTCAGTCATTGGATGACCGATGGTGaagacattgaggaacacATCCAGCAAATGCACGGATGGTACCAACAAATAAACAGTATCAGTAAGGACTCATGCACTGAGGTTGATTGGATAACGACGCTCATCGCAAGCTTACCTGATAGCTGGGATACGTTTACGCAATCTGTAAACTTCCAATTCAATCTAGACAACAAGAACAAACAAGCAAATCAAATCAGCGATTTGAGGTCACAAATATTAGCAGAATCCCACCAAAGAAATACTAGAGGTACTGATGGAAAGGCATTCTTTAGTACAAACAAATCAACTGTAAATAGAGCTATACGTACCAATGGTAAAGGTCCAGATAAGACTAAGTCGAAATGCAACAACTGCGGACAACTCGGCCATTGGATAGCTGAGTGCCAAAGCCCCGGCGGAGGTGCATTCAAATCAGGAAATAAAGGTAATGGACAAAACAGACAAATAAACTTACCAAATAAAACCCAATTTAACAATGCTAGAACGCATATAGCCGTGGAAAAGTCCACATCTGCCAACTACGCATTCTTGACCATTGAGGAATCATATGGAACCATTAGTAAGCTAACAAACTCATGGATAGCCAATAGCGGAACAACAACTCACATATCTAACAACTGGAACTTATTTTCCAAATATAGCAAGTCATTGGGACACGTATCTGGCGTATCCAGAAGCGAACCAATAATCGGCCGAGGGACAATAGAACTTGAATGTCTCAGTGACCCCAAGACAAACAA TCTATCTTTGATAACTGATAAAGGCTTCCGAGTTTCGATGGATCAAGACCGCTTAGTAATATATGGGCCAAACAATGAATGTATTACTTATGGTTCAAAGCTCAAAGAACGCGCAAAAGGGAATTTGTGGAAAATAAATGCGCGCTACATTAACAAACAAAACGCAAACAATAAGTCCACTGAACTGGCACTCCTTAAACAAACTGGTCAAACTTGGTTTGACTGGCATAAAGTTCTTGGGCACATCGGCCCGCAAGCTCTCCAACGCCTAAAAAACACCAACGCTGTAAAAGGTATGGAAATAGCTGACGACGCCATTGGACTTAACTTTGAATgtgatgtatgcgcacaAACAAAGGCCCACACACAACCATTCCCCaaagaattggcaacaaaagtCTCCGATATAG ATAAGAAAATCAAGAAAGTTTGCTTTGATAACGGTAGGGAATTTGTGAATAAAGACTGGATTGAGCATGCTGCTCAAAGGGGGACTATTTTGGAAACTACGGCCCCGTATTCAGCCCAACAAAACGGCATTGCTCAAAGGTTGAATCAAACACTCACCAAGAAAGCACAAGCCATGCTACTTGAGTCAAACGCCCCAAAGTTTCTTTGGAGCGAGGCCATAGCATACGCATGCTACCTAAAGAATTGCGTGCCTACGCAAGTGCACGGAACGTTCTGGAAAACGCCCTACAAAGCCTTCTGGGGCATTAAACCCAACGTTAATACACTCTGTCCTTGGGGAAGTAAGTGCTACGTACTAAATCAAGGTGGAGACTTGTCTAAGCTCAACCCTAAGACAATGACTGCAATATTTGTGGGCATATCAGACGTCCAAGGAAAGAGCTGGCGGTACTACAAGTCAGGATCAAACCGCATATTGCACTTGCGAAACGTCACCTTTCCAAGTCATGCACGAATCAAAGAAGTTGATAACGGCAAACCCAAACCGGGAGAATTGGTTGCTCTGCCcgctgagggggagatgacgcAAGCTAACAGCGCTGCGCAACAACCAATAGAAAATACTAGAACAGGGGGAGCGCATGTAGATAGTGAAGAAATAAAAATCAAAAAATTAGAACATACGGGTATAAAAACCAAACCGCTGAGCAACGAATTGACATCCAACAAACCAACTCAACCTATTCAGCAATTGCTCAATCAACCTGTTGTTCCCAAACCTACCACCATTTGCAACAATCCTGTTATGCGCACTGGTAATAATTCTATTTCTAACTCTACTCTACAAACAATCAATGCGCTCAAAG AACGTGGCAGAGTCAGGATTAAACTCCCCGACAACGTTGCGACAG ACCTCCCCAACGCCGCAAGCATGCACTCCGACAGCTCCGACGTTGATCTTGACGCATATACCTTCTCCACCAACACCTCCTCCATACTATCCGCCCCTACCATCCCGTCCAAGCTTGCCTACCTGCTGGCAACCCCGCCAGCAACCAAACTGGACACATCCTTATCCGACTTGCTCAATGATCGATTCAGCTACCTCAACCTATCCGAATTGACTTCAACCAAATTGGATACCACCCTGGCAACGCCCGGGGATGTGGAACACAAATGGGCCTATGCCGCCAAGCTATCCGCGCCCAACAACCACCCAACCGTTGCGGAAGCGCTTGCCGGACTGGACGCAGAGGAATGGCAAAAAGCCATGGCAAAGGAGGTTAGTacattcaagaaaatggatACATACAATCTCACCAATCTACCACCCGGACACAAGGCAATCGGAAACGCATGGGTATTCACACTCAAGCGTAACGCCGACGGCACACCAGCCCGCTACAAGGGACAACTAGTAGCCCAAGGTTTCAGCCAACAACCTGGtattgactttgatgagaCGTTTGCACCTGTA CTCAATGTTAATTCTGCATACCTACATGCAAAAGTAAACAAAGAATTATACATGGGACAGATCCCATATTTTGAAGACA GCCGCATGTGGAACAAACTATACGATACCAAGCTCAAAAGCCTTGGATACTCGCCATGCCTTACTGACGCGTGCGTGTACAAACGCATGGTCAACACTGAGGGTGAGCTTTGCATATCCATTATTGCTACGCACGTTGACAATTCTATTGTTATTACTTCACGCAATCACACTGAATCTGCCATAGCCAAACTCTTACACAAATTTGACATGCAAGACTTAGGAAATATCCATCATTTCCTAGGCATTGCTATTGTTCAAAACT CAATCATTGCAGGACTCAACAACGCTTACCCGGCCGACACACCAATCAGTCCGACAACTCAACTCACGCAATACAAAGGTACCAAACCAAAATTCAATTATG GCACTTTGGCCCTTGGACTGACGTATTGGCAATCAACAAACAACTTTGGTGAAATTGGCTATTCTGATGCCAACTGGGGAAGCAATTTACTTGATT CTAAGAAGCAGGCCACCGTTGCTTTATTGACAATGGAGGCCAAATACATGTTGTTATCTCACGCATGTGCTCAAGCCTTATGGATGCGTCAATTGTTTGAAGAACTCAACTTCACTACTGACAATCCAACCTTAATTCTTTCAGATAATCTCGCCGCTCTCGCTCTGTCTGCCGAATTGCAATTTCACGGACGATCAAAACACATTGATATTCAACACCACTTCATGCAAGACATAATCAAGAAACGTAAGGTAACTACACTGTACGTACAAACTAATGAGAACTTGGCCGATGCTTTTACTAAAGCATTAGCCGCTCCTCAATTCAGATACCTTATGCAATTGATACTAGGCAAACAGCTGGAGGAAACTAAGGAGAATGAAATTGAATAG